NNNNNNNNNNNNNNNNNNNNNNNNNNNNNNNNNNNNNNNNNNNNNNNNNNNNNNNNNNNNNNNNNNNNNNNNNNNNNNNNNNNNNNNNNNNNNNNNNNNNNNNNNNNNNNNNNNNNNNNNNNNNNNNNNNNNNNNNNNNNNNNNNNNNNNNNNNNNNNNNNNNNNNNNNNNNNNNNNNNNNNNNNNNNNNNNNNNNNNNNNNNNNNNNNNNNNNNNNNNNNNNNNNNNNNNNNNNNNNNNNNNNNNNNNNNNNNNNNNNNNNNNNNNNNNNNNNNNNNNNNNNNNNNNNNNNNNNNNNNNNNNNNNNNNNNNNNNNNNNNNNNNNNNNNNNNNNNNNNNNNNNNNNNNNNNNNNNNNNNNNNNNNNNNNNNNNNNTTCAGATATTTACCCTGCCTTGGCTGCTGCTTCCCTCTCCAGTGCACTGGATCTATCCTGATGTATCATCTTTACTTCGTTTTCACTTTATTCCTCCGGTCACAAACGTTATGAGAATTGTGAACAGTTCAAAACAATTTCCCGAAAACTGCGCATGCAATGTTCCTCTTACGCAAGCTTGGGAATGCAAGACAAGGTGAAAGAACAAAAGTTATTCAGTGTGCGCAGGAGTGCTTGCCTGTGCTCGTAACGGGCGGTGAAATATGCAACAAATATGTATACGTAAGCGTGTACCGTATGTTTAACATCTAGTGGCACTGAGTGCCTGCATTTCGGACCGGAGTTACACGACNNNNNNNNNNNNNNNNNNNNNNNNNNNNNNNNNNNNNNNNNNNNNNNNNNNNNNNNNNNNNNNNNNNNNNNNNNNNNNNNNNNNNNNNNNNNNNNNNNNNNNNNNNNNNNNNNNNNNNNNNNNNNNNNNNNNNNNNNNNNNNNNNNNACGGCTACATAGCGCAATATGCGACAAATTGTTTAGCTTTGCTCAGGTGCGGCATCCGCTTTGTAATAACTATGCCATTGATATCTGCAGTTCNNNNNNNNNNNNNNNNNNNNNNNNNNNNNNNNNNNNNNNNNNNNNNNNNNNNNNNNNNNNNNNNNNNNNNNNNNNNNNNNNNNNNNNNNNNNNNNNNNNNNNNNNNNNNNNNNNNNNNNNNNNNNNNNNNNNNNNNNNNNNNNNNNNNNNNNNNNNNNNNNNNNNNNNNNNNNNNNNNNNNNNNNNNNNNNNNNNNNNNNNNNNNNNNNNNNNNNNNNNNNNNNNNNNNNNNNNNNNNNNNNNNNNNNNNNNNNNNNNNNNNNNNNNNNNNNNNNNNNNNNNNNNNNNNNNNNNNNNNNNNNNNNNNNNNNNNNNNNNNNNNNNNNNNNNNNNNNNNNNNNNNNNNNNNNNNNNNNNNNNNNNNNNNNNNNNNNNNNNNNNNNNNNNNNNNNNNNNNNNNNNNNNNNNNNNNNNNNNNNNNNNNNNNNNNNNNCGCATTCACAAAATAAACCCTTCtgtaaaattatatcaaatttgCATAAAGCAAATCTCAGTCCAGACGCCTTTCTCTACCGCCTCGACGTCAGCTTCTACATTTTTCTACGTAAAATGTGGTTAAGCCTATTAATTATGAAGCTAATTATTCCACcttgagggaagaagagaaagcaatGGAGGCGTATGATATATTTGGGGGATTAAANNNNNNNNNNNNNNNNNNNNNNNNNNNNNNNNNNNNNNNNNNNNNNNNNNNNNNNNNNNNNNNNNNNNNNNNNNNNNNNNNNNNNNNNNNNNNNNNNNNNNNNNNNNNNNNNNNNNNNNNNNNNNNNNNNNNNNNNNNNNNNNNNNNNNNNNNNNNNNNNNNNNNNNNNNNNNNNNNNNNNNNNNNNNNNNNNNNNNNNNNNNNNNNNNNNNNNNNNNNNNNNNNNNNNNNNNNNNNGATTAGTATTGATCTCTAAATCACTTCTCTTGCATTCTCACTTGCAATCTATTAACTTGTCTACATTTCTACCCTTGTCcacacttctttttcctttctatcgATTCCTTATTGTCAAATTATGCCATTCTAGGCTTTCCTTAGGTGGTATTTCAGCACATGTTATTCGCCTCTTCTCCTCCAGACGTCGCTTAGCGTTGTTATGACAATGAACCGTAAACACAATGAATGAACTGCGCTTTGGGCGAGAGGTGACAAAACAATTATAGGTTTAATTATATTGAANNNNNNNNNNNNNNNNNNNNNNNNNNNNNNNNNNNNNNNNNNNNNNNNNNNNNNNNNNNNNNNNNNNNNNNNNNNNNNNNNNNNNNNNNNNNNNNNNNNNNNNNNNNNNNNNNNNNNNNNNNNNNNNNNNNNNNNNNNNNNNNNNNNNNNNNNNNNNNNNNNNNNNNNNNNNNNNNNNNNNNNNNNNNNNNNNNNNNNNNNNNNNNNNNNNNNNNNNNNNNNNNNNNNNNNNNNNNNNNNNNNNNNNNNNNNNNNNNNNNNNNNNNNNNNNNNNNNNNNNNNNNNNNNNNNNNNNNNNNNNNNNNNNNNNNNNNNNNNNNNNNNTAGTGATTcagactatgatgataatgatagaattttTTATATGACTGTTCTTAGACACATAGTAGGCATTGCTTTTTTAATGCTTGGTGTCTGCTTAAGGCTATTCGAGCATTCACTGTTACTCAGGCATACTTTCCTAGGCCAACTGTAATCATCAGTGCTTCCTTTAGAGGAAGGGGGTATCATTATTCATCTACATCTTcatgaaaaacgataaaaatgggGAAACAGGAATTGCGGAACTGCTACTGGTAAGCCTCAACCCGGAGGACGCGCTGACCTGGCTACATGtcctccttgatgatgatggtggtggtctgGGGCGGGTGCGCCACCGTCTGGATGCTGTTGGTCTGGTTGGCCTGGAACACCAGCAGCGTGACGCTCTCCGGAGGGCGCGTCGGGGAGTCGCCCTCTCTTCTCCGCCAGGACTTGGGCAGGATCCAGCCCAGCTTGACGAGAAAGGGCGGCAGGACCTCGAGCAGCTCCCGCCGGAGGTTGGTGTTGAGCCAGCCGTAGAGGACGGGGTTGATGCAGGCCGAGCTCATGGCAATCATGTGGCAGGCGCCGAACACGGTGTAGAGGTAGGTCGGGTCGCTGAAGCCCTTGTACTGGAAGTCCGCCAGGAGGTTCACGATGTTCCATGGCAGCCAGCTCACGGCGAAGGCCACGGCGATGGTGGACAGCAGGATGGTGGTCTTGTTGTTGCGCTCGATCTCCTTCTGCGCGCGGCGTGCGTCGTACTGGCCCATCATGTGCTGGCCCAGGTAGCGCTTGATGCGCGCGTGCACGACACTCAGCACCATGATGGGGATCCCGTACTGCGTGAGGAGCAGCGCGATGATCCACACGTTCTTGACGCTCCGCGAGGGCCAGATGTCAATGCAGCGCGAGAATAGAAGGATGTGCTGCAgcttcacctcctccaccacgTAGTAGAAGTAGAGCGGCAGCGTGAACAGCACGGACGCCGCCCAGATCACGGCGATGGACGCCACCACGTGAAACCTGCTCCGGCTCGACCTGCCGACCTGCACGATGGTGGCGTAGCGGTCGACGGCGATGGCGACCACGGTGGCCGGCGACACCATGATGTTGGTACCTTGCAGCACGGGCACGAGCTTGCAGATGACGCTTCCCATGTTCCAGTTCTTGTAGATGAGGCCGACGAGCGTGAAGGGCATGCACACCAGGCACATGCTCAGGTCGGACACCGTCAGGTTGATGATGTACAGGTTCCTGGGCGTGCGCATGGCCCGCTTGCGCCAGATGACCCAGCCCACCATCAGGTTGCCGGTCACGCCGAACACGATCAGGATGACGTAGAACACGATGAACACGACCTTGGTGGTGCCGTCGAGGTAGCCCTCCTGGCTGTCCGAGATGATCTGGTAGGCGTCGTGGATGGAGAAGTTGAACAGCGGGCTGCTCGACTCGTTGATCGTGGTCACGAAGGCGGGGTCCAGCAGCATCTTGCTCAGACGGTCGATCGTGACCACCTCTGAAGCCATGTCACTGTGCTGCGCCACGGGGCCGGGGTACGGGCAGGGCCCGGGATCTCGGCACGAGATGCCCACGATGTCATCCTCGGCCTTTTcgcccctcgccgccgccgccgcgtcccCTAGCAGGGCTTCCTCCTCGAGGCTGACACTCGGCTCCTCCAGCATGGGTGATCGACGTCGGGGCGAAGTGCGAACTCAGCAGGCGGAGGGACGCGGGCCAGGCGGGCATGCCATGCGCACGTCCAGACGCTCTCAAGCCGCGGAACCCCGTGCAGCGCCTTCTATCCCGCGCGGCTCGACAAAAGATGATCTCGGGGAGCAGAGGAGTTCGGTCAGCCTTCCGCGAGTCACTCACAGGAGGAAGCCACTCTCAGGAGTGTCGACGGAGCGGTCATCTCGTCAGGCGTATCTGCAAGGTTGAGAAAAGAGGAAGTTAGCTGACGAAANNNNNNNNNNNNNNNNNNNNNNNNNNNNNNNNNNNNNNNNNNNNNNNNNNNNNNNNNNNTTGACCCTGCATCTCACTNNNNNNNNNNNNNNNNNNNNNNNNNNNNNNNNNNNNNNNNNNNNNNNNNNNNNNNNNNNNNNNNNNNNNNNNNNNNNNNNNNNNNNNNNNCCGCTCGAGTACGAAAATTAGCCCTCTGAGACGACATCTCAAGCAGCGCAGGAGCGACTGATATCGAACGCCTTGGATTCCTCTCCACGGAATAACAGGTTTCGCTTAACACTGGCGAAGGCGGAGGTGACACTTCAAACACATTTTACAAACACAAGGGAATAAATGGGCGATCCACtgattaataagaatattgattaaaaaacataaatccagtaaataaatatgttttttttttacaaaaccgtATTCCCTCCTGCACTGTCAATATGCATAGGTTATTGCGTTTGTATTCACATGAATAACAGACTACAAAAACAGCATATTCAGTTGTGTGAAACATTTCATGAATATATTACCTACAAAACGTTTTTTTGCAGCCGTGTTGCAAAAACGCTTTGATAGATTGTCTTTTTTGACGTCTCTGCTATCAAATAACGAATTTTGCTGCGACACATTGTCAAAAATTCTTGTTTTATCTGTGTTTTGTTAACTGGATGNNNNNNNNNNNNNNNNNNNNNNNNNNNNNNNNNNNNNNNNNNNNNNNNNNNNNNNNNNNNNNNNNNNNNNNNNNNNNNNNNNNNNNNNNNNNNNNNNNNNNNNNNNNNNNNNNNNNNNNNNNNNNNNNNNNNNNNNNNNNNNNNNNNNNNNNNNNNNNNNNNNNNNNNNNNNNNNNNNNNNNNNNNNNNNNNNNNNNNNNNNNNNNNNNNNNNNNNNNNNNNNNNNNNNNNNNNNNNATGACAatgctcctcccctcct
This region of Penaeus monodon isolate SGIC_2016 chromosome 27, NSTDA_Pmon_1, whole genome shotgun sequence genomic DNA includes:
- the LOC119590338 gene encoding neuropeptide F receptor-like; the protein is MLEEPSVSLEEEALLGDAAAAARGEKAEDDIVGISCRDPGPCPYPGPVAQHSDMASEVVTIDRLSKMLLDPAFVTTINESSSPLFNFSIHDAYQIISDSQEGYLDGTTKVVFIVFYVILIVFGVTGNLMVGWVIWRKRAMRTPRNLYIINLTVSDLSMCLVCMPFTLVGLIYKNWNMGSVICKLVPVLQGTNIMVSPATVVAIAVDRYATIVQVGRSSRSRFHVVASIAVIWAASVLFTLPLYFYYVVEEVKLQHILLFSRCIDIWPSRSVKNVWIIALLLTQYGIPIMVLSVVHARIKRYLGQHMMGQYDARRAQKEIERNNKTTILLSTIAVAFAVSWLPWNIVNLLADFQYKGFSDPTYLYTVFGACHMIAMSSACINPVLYGWLNTNLRRELLEVLPPFLVKLGWILPKSWRRREGDSPTRPPESVTLLVFQANQTNSIQTVAHPPQTTTIIIKEDM